A single genomic interval of Rhododendron vialii isolate Sample 1 chromosome 3a, ASM3025357v1 harbors:
- the LOC131319633 gene encoding sec-independent protein translocase protein TATB, chloroplastic: protein MQITSMASAIRITSPLCSYSSTSKHPTLCALSTSVQSYPKTKSICVPKWIPQLGLTRFSSCNGLRHLGTSISPRPVKIERNRRCKSKGVYASLFGVGAPEALVIGVVALLVFGPKGLAEVARNLGKTLRQFQPTIRELQEVSKEFKSTLEREIGLDEIQGSTPNTYSSNATRTSSTPSSILSPEDSQTVVDPNGAPSPNKAYSTEDYLKITEEQLKAAAAQQQAQTSPAGESKSELQTRPQDAVQEAAAVMPPDQKPKSET from the exons ATGCAAATAACCTCCATGGCTTCTGCAATTCGTATTACCTCTCCCCTTTGTTCATATTCATCAACGAGTAAGCATCCTACTCTCTGCGCCCTATCTACTTCTGTGCAATCATACCCCAAAACCAAGAGCATTTGTGTACCCAAATGGATTCCTCAACTGGGTCTGACCCGCTTCTCGTCTTGCAATGGTTTAAGGCATCTGGGTACCTCAATCTCACCGCGACCTGTAAAGATag AAAGGAACCGACGGTGTAAAAGTAAGGGTGTGTATGCATCTTTATTTGGAGTTGGGGCTCCTGAGGCTTTGGTGATTGGAGTGGTGGCTTTGTTGGTTTTTGGTCCCAAAGGGCTAGCTGAG GTTGCTCGGAACTTGGGGAAAACTTTGCGTCAATTTCAACCCACAATCAGAGAGCTTCAG GAAGTTTCAAAGGAATTCAAGAGCACCCTTGAACGAGAGATTGGTCTTGATGAAATCCAAGGCTCTACACCAAACACGTACAGCTCAAACGCAACCAGAACTTCCTCAACTCCTTCATCAATCTTGAGTCCTGAAGATTCTCAGACGGTGGTTGACCCAA ATGGTGCACCTTCTCCAAACAAAGCATACTCCACCGAAGACTACTTGAAGATAACAGAGgagcagctgaaagcagctgCTGCCCAACAGCAGGCACAAACATCCCCTGCAGGAGAAAGCAAGTCAGAACTGCAAACTCGGCCACAAG ATGCTGTTCAAGAAGCTGCTGCTGTGATGCCTCCAGACCAGAAGCCTAAAAGTGAGACATGA
- the LOC131319632 gene encoding N6-adenosine-methyltransferase non-catalytic subunit MTB-like isoform X2 produces MNSPERGQRYVKQDIEDSPVVNIDSDREDEVWEGDHKRKQRSRKPQIGEEAEGLYGGGARRIIGHGIDSQNRIGDSSRLGSDEEDYVTREKLRVKQMRRNQGDNTLEKLSNWYQEGEIGKRHDVVDKSGDRDFESTADKDATSFDREGRKVDSERSRSKGRSEAPEEGNRQRSLTVEDTSGKERFDNHREQRLSIGHGIDGSHERSFAEEGGNTGSRDKIREIDHSNRSKTPERSGRQQHESGMNYEQSTSFKRKEADRDVYGEDSLRGRADGWSDRSRDWEGSKDNWKRRERSNYDKDTRDGDIFSDHGRDWEMQKRGRERTDGERPQGRFTGRKDGSRTDAVKTSSKYGISTENYDVIEIQTKPFDYGRDDSASTFSRRNDLNQESDTKPAPNEDWSYGGDIDTQSGVGRGQQGLLNRATGGQSSRSGSQPPYGSQDTGTSGRVGRGWARPAGRDTQQTGGPVPMMGSPFGPLGMPLHGPMQPLNPSMSPAPVPPISPNVFIPPFSPPVVWPGPRVVDMNMLALPPMSSGTFGPRFLPDVRTPPNPALFFNHPGPGRGIPPNPNSSAPGFNTMVPIGRGQTQDKPMGPGGWMPPRTQGSAGKAPSRGEQNDYSQNFVDTGMRPQNFIRELELTSVVEDYPKLRDLIQRKDEIVVNSASPPMYYKCDLREFELSPEFFGTKFDVILVDPPWEEYVHRAPGVTDHMDYWTFEEIMNLKIEAIADTPSFIFLWVGDGVGLEQGRQCLKKWGFRRCEDICWVKTNKSNATPGLRHDSHTLFQRSKEHCLLGIKGTVRRSTDGHIIHANIDTDVIIAEEPPYGSTAKPEDMYRIVEHFALGRRRLELFGEDHNIRSGWLTVGKGLSSSNFDAKAYVRNFADKDGKVWQGGGGRNPPPEAPHLVVTTPEIEALRPRSPMKNQHQQQQSASIPITTAN; encoded by the exons ATGAATTCACCTGAACGGGGTCAGAGGTACGTAAAACAGGACATAGAAGATAGTCCAGTTGTGAATATTGATAGTGACAGAGAGGATGAAGTATGGGAAGGGGATCATAAGAGGAAACAAAGGTCAAGGAAGCCTCAGATTGGAGAGGAGGCTGAAGGATTATACGGTGGTGGAGCGAGGAGAATTATTGGCCATGGAATTGATAGCCAAAATAGGATAGGTGATTCAAGCAGATTGGGTAGTGATGAAGAAGACTATGTAACTAGGGAGAAGCTGCGTGTTAAGCAGATGAGGAGGAACCAAGGAGATAATACATTGGAGAAATTGAGCAATTGGTATCAAGAGGGAGAAATAGGGAAAAGGCATGATGTTGTAGACAAGTCTGGGGATAGGGATTTTGAATCAACTGCTGACAAGGATGCAACATCTTTTGACCGGGAAGGTAGAAAAGTTGATTCTGAGAGGAGTAGAAGCAAGGGGAGGTCAGAAGCTCCGGAAGAAGGCAACAGGCAACGTTCTTTGACCGTTGAAGATACATCAGGTAAGGAGAGATTCGATAACCATAGAGAGCAGAGACTTTCCATTGGTCATGGTATTGATGGCAGTCATGAAAGGTCTTTTGCAGAGGAGGGTGGCAATACAGGGTCAAGAGACAAAATAAGAGAAATAGATCACTCCAACAGGTCCAAGACACCTGAGAGGAGTGGGAGGCAACAACACGAATCGGGCATGAATTATGAGCAAAGCACTTCTTTCAAGCGTAAGGAAGCAGACAGGGATGTTTACGGTGAAGATAGCTTAAGAGGAAGAGCAGATGGCTGGAGTGACAGGAGTAGGGACTGGGAAGGTTCCAAAGATAattggaaaagaagagaaagaagtaATTATGATAAGGATACAAGAGACGGTGATATTTTTTCCGATCATGGCAGAGATTGGGAGATGCAGAAACGCGGTCGTGAGAGAACCGACGGCGAAAGGCCTCAGGGTCGTTTCACTGGTAGAAAAGACGGAAGCAGAACCGATGCTGTGAAAACCTCATCGAAGTACGGAATTTCGACGGAGAATTATGATGTGATAGAGATCCAAACCAAGCCCTTTGATTATGGAAGAGATGATTCTGCTTCTACTTTCTCCAGAAGAAATGACTTGAATCAGGAATCTGATACGAAACCAGCACCAAACGAAGATTGGTCTTATGGCGGTGACATTGATACTCAGTCAGGGGTAGGAAGAGGCCAGCAAGGTTTACTTAATCGCGCTACTGGTGGCCAAAGTTCCAGAAGTGGTTCACAGCCTCCATATGGAAGCCAGGACACAGGAACCTCTGGTAGAGTTGGCAGAGGATGGGCACGGCCTGCTGGGAGAGACACCCAACAGACTGGAGGTCCAGTGCCCATGATGGGCTCACCTTTTGGACCGCTTGGAATGCCCCTTCATGGACCTATGCAACCACTAAACCCTAGCATGTCACCTGCTCCCGTTCCCCCAATATCTCCAAATGTTTTTATTCCACCATTTTCACCTCCTGTTGTTTGGCCTGGACCTCGTGTTGTTGACATGAATATGTTAGCTCTCCCTCCTATGTCTTCTGGAACATTTGGACCAAGATTTCTTCCTGATGTAAGGACTCCACCAAACCCTGCGTTGTTTTTTAATCACCCTGGTCCTGGAAGAGGAATTCCTCCAAATCCAAACTCATCTGCCCCAGGCTTTAACACCATGGTACCAATTGGACGAGGACAGACACAGGATAAACCCATGGGCCCCGGGGGTTGGATGCCTCCTAGAACTCAAGGGTCTGCTGGTAAAGCTCCTTCTAGAGGAGAGCAGAATGATTACTCCCAAAATTTTGTAGACACTGGAATGCGCCCTCAGAACTTTATTAGGGAGCTAGAGCTCACTAGTGTGGTGGAGGACTACCCCAAGCTTAGGGATCTCATTCAAAGGAAGGATGAGATTGTGGTGAACTCGGCCTCTCCTCCAATGTATTATAAGTGCGACCTCCGTGAGTTTGAGCTGTCACCAGAGTTTTTTGGAACCAAGTTTGATGTCATCCTTGTGGACCCTCCTTGGGAGGAATATGTTCACCGAGCTCCTGGAGTCACTGACCATATGGATTACTGGACATTTGAAGAAATAATGAATCTTAAGATTGAG GCAATAGCCGACACGccttctttcattttcctttggGTTGGTGATGGAGTTGGCCTTGAGCAGGGCCGGCAGTGTCTAAAGAAG TGGGGATTTCGCAGGTGTGAGGACATATGTTGGGTGAAGACAAACAAAAGTAATGCAACTCCAGGTTTGCGCCATGATTCTCATACTTTGTTTCAACGCTCAAAG GAACACTGCTTGTTGGGCATTAAGGGAACTGTTCGTCGGAGTACTGATGGTCATATAATCCATGCCAATATTGACACTGATGTTATTATTGCTGAGGAGCCTCCTTATG GTTCAACTGCAAAGCCGGAAGATATGTACCGCATAGTTGAGCATTTTGCATTAGGCCGCAGGAGGCTTGAGCTCTTTGGTGAAGACCACAATATTCGGTCTGGGTGGCTGACTGTTGGCAAAGGACTATCGTCGTCAAATTTTGATGCTAAG GCATATGTGAGAAACTTTGCCGACAAGGATGGTAAAGTATGGCAGGGAGGGGGAGGACGAAACCCACCACCAGAAGCACCTCATCTTGTTGTGACTACCCCTGAAATTGAGGCTCTTCGTCCCAGATCACCAATGAAGAACCAACACCAGCAGCAGCAGTCGGCATCCATTCCTATTACGACAGCAAATTGA
- the LOC131319632 gene encoding N6-adenosine-methyltransferase non-catalytic subunit MTB-like isoform X1, translating to MLMMESWTQARWKQINRNFRAMNSPERGQRYVKQDIEDSPVVNIDSDREDEVWEGDHKRKQRSRKPQIGEEAEGLYGGGARRIIGHGIDSQNRIGDSSRLGSDEEDYVTREKLRVKQMRRNQGDNTLEKLSNWYQEGEIGKRHDVVDKSGDRDFESTADKDATSFDREGRKVDSERSRSKGRSEAPEEGNRQRSLTVEDTSGKERFDNHREQRLSIGHGIDGSHERSFAEEGGNTGSRDKIREIDHSNRSKTPERSGRQQHESGMNYEQSTSFKRKEADRDVYGEDSLRGRADGWSDRSRDWEGSKDNWKRRERSNYDKDTRDGDIFSDHGRDWEMQKRGRERTDGERPQGRFTGRKDGSRTDAVKTSSKYGISTENYDVIEIQTKPFDYGRDDSASTFSRRNDLNQESDTKPAPNEDWSYGGDIDTQSGVGRGQQGLLNRATGGQSSRSGSQPPYGSQDTGTSGRVGRGWARPAGRDTQQTGGPVPMMGSPFGPLGMPLHGPMQPLNPSMSPAPVPPISPNVFIPPFSPPVVWPGPRVVDMNMLALPPMSSGTFGPRFLPDVRTPPNPALFFNHPGPGRGIPPNPNSSAPGFNTMVPIGRGQTQDKPMGPGGWMPPRTQGSAGKAPSRGEQNDYSQNFVDTGMRPQNFIRELELTSVVEDYPKLRDLIQRKDEIVVNSASPPMYYKCDLREFELSPEFFGTKFDVILVDPPWEEYVHRAPGVTDHMDYWTFEEIMNLKIEAIADTPSFIFLWVGDGVGLEQGRQCLKKWGFRRCEDICWVKTNKSNATPGLRHDSHTLFQRSKEHCLLGIKGTVRRSTDGHIIHANIDTDVIIAEEPPYGSTAKPEDMYRIVEHFALGRRRLELFGEDHNIRSGWLTVGKGLSSSNFDAKAYVRNFADKDGKVWQGGGGRNPPPEAPHLVVTTPEIEALRPRSPMKNQHQQQQSASIPITTAN from the exons ATGTTGATGATGGAGTCATGGACTCAAGCCAGGTGGAAGCAGATTAATAG GAACTTTCGTGCAATGAATTCACCTGAACGGGGTCAGAGGTACGTAAAACAGGACATAGAAGATAGTCCAGTTGTGAATATTGATAGTGACAGAGAGGATGAAGTATGGGAAGGGGATCATAAGAGGAAACAAAGGTCAAGGAAGCCTCAGATTGGAGAGGAGGCTGAAGGATTATACGGTGGTGGAGCGAGGAGAATTATTGGCCATGGAATTGATAGCCAAAATAGGATAGGTGATTCAAGCAGATTGGGTAGTGATGAAGAAGACTATGTAACTAGGGAGAAGCTGCGTGTTAAGCAGATGAGGAGGAACCAAGGAGATAATACATTGGAGAAATTGAGCAATTGGTATCAAGAGGGAGAAATAGGGAAAAGGCATGATGTTGTAGACAAGTCTGGGGATAGGGATTTTGAATCAACTGCTGACAAGGATGCAACATCTTTTGACCGGGAAGGTAGAAAAGTTGATTCTGAGAGGAGTAGAAGCAAGGGGAGGTCAGAAGCTCCGGAAGAAGGCAACAGGCAACGTTCTTTGACCGTTGAAGATACATCAGGTAAGGAGAGATTCGATAACCATAGAGAGCAGAGACTTTCCATTGGTCATGGTATTGATGGCAGTCATGAAAGGTCTTTTGCAGAGGAGGGTGGCAATACAGGGTCAAGAGACAAAATAAGAGAAATAGATCACTCCAACAGGTCCAAGACACCTGAGAGGAGTGGGAGGCAACAACACGAATCGGGCATGAATTATGAGCAAAGCACTTCTTTCAAGCGTAAGGAAGCAGACAGGGATGTTTACGGTGAAGATAGCTTAAGAGGAAGAGCAGATGGCTGGAGTGACAGGAGTAGGGACTGGGAAGGTTCCAAAGATAattggaaaagaagagaaagaagtaATTATGATAAGGATACAAGAGACGGTGATATTTTTTCCGATCATGGCAGAGATTGGGAGATGCAGAAACGCGGTCGTGAGAGAACCGACGGCGAAAGGCCTCAGGGTCGTTTCACTGGTAGAAAAGACGGAAGCAGAACCGATGCTGTGAAAACCTCATCGAAGTACGGAATTTCGACGGAGAATTATGATGTGATAGAGATCCAAACCAAGCCCTTTGATTATGGAAGAGATGATTCTGCTTCTACTTTCTCCAGAAGAAATGACTTGAATCAGGAATCTGATACGAAACCAGCACCAAACGAAGATTGGTCTTATGGCGGTGACATTGATACTCAGTCAGGGGTAGGAAGAGGCCAGCAAGGTTTACTTAATCGCGCTACTGGTGGCCAAAGTTCCAGAAGTGGTTCACAGCCTCCATATGGAAGCCAGGACACAGGAACCTCTGGTAGAGTTGGCAGAGGATGGGCACGGCCTGCTGGGAGAGACACCCAACAGACTGGAGGTCCAGTGCCCATGATGGGCTCACCTTTTGGACCGCTTGGAATGCCCCTTCATGGACCTATGCAACCACTAAACCCTAGCATGTCACCTGCTCCCGTTCCCCCAATATCTCCAAATGTTTTTATTCCACCATTTTCACCTCCTGTTGTTTGGCCTGGACCTCGTGTTGTTGACATGAATATGTTAGCTCTCCCTCCTATGTCTTCTGGAACATTTGGACCAAGATTTCTTCCTGATGTAAGGACTCCACCAAACCCTGCGTTGTTTTTTAATCACCCTGGTCCTGGAAGAGGAATTCCTCCAAATCCAAACTCATCTGCCCCAGGCTTTAACACCATGGTACCAATTGGACGAGGACAGACACAGGATAAACCCATGGGCCCCGGGGGTTGGATGCCTCCTAGAACTCAAGGGTCTGCTGGTAAAGCTCCTTCTAGAGGAGAGCAGAATGATTACTCCCAAAATTTTGTAGACACTGGAATGCGCCCTCAGAACTTTATTAGGGAGCTAGAGCTCACTAGTGTGGTGGAGGACTACCCCAAGCTTAGGGATCTCATTCAAAGGAAGGATGAGATTGTGGTGAACTCGGCCTCTCCTCCAATGTATTATAAGTGCGACCTCCGTGAGTTTGAGCTGTCACCAGAGTTTTTTGGAACCAAGTTTGATGTCATCCTTGTGGACCCTCCTTGGGAGGAATATGTTCACCGAGCTCCTGGAGTCACTGACCATATGGATTACTGGACATTTGAAGAAATAATGAATCTTAAGATTGAG GCAATAGCCGACACGccttctttcattttcctttggGTTGGTGATGGAGTTGGCCTTGAGCAGGGCCGGCAGTGTCTAAAGAAG TGGGGATTTCGCAGGTGTGAGGACATATGTTGGGTGAAGACAAACAAAAGTAATGCAACTCCAGGTTTGCGCCATGATTCTCATACTTTGTTTCAACGCTCAAAG GAACACTGCTTGTTGGGCATTAAGGGAACTGTTCGTCGGAGTACTGATGGTCATATAATCCATGCCAATATTGACACTGATGTTATTATTGCTGAGGAGCCTCCTTATG GTTCAACTGCAAAGCCGGAAGATATGTACCGCATAGTTGAGCATTTTGCATTAGGCCGCAGGAGGCTTGAGCTCTTTGGTGAAGACCACAATATTCGGTCTGGGTGGCTGACTGTTGGCAAAGGACTATCGTCGTCAAATTTTGATGCTAAG GCATATGTGAGAAACTTTGCCGACAAGGATGGTAAAGTATGGCAGGGAGGGGGAGGACGAAACCCACCACCAGAAGCACCTCATCTTGTTGTGACTACCCCTGAAATTGAGGCTCTTCGTCCCAGATCACCAATGAAGAACCAACACCAGCAGCAGCAGTCGGCATCCATTCCTATTACGACAGCAAATTGA
- the LOC131319634 gene encoding BAHD acyltransferase DCR, whose amino-acid sequence MAPEVAKEEEKMAGVKILSKAHVKPRKPIGRRECQLVTFDLPYIAFYYNQKLLIYKGGESDFEGTVERLKDGLGVVLEEFYQLAGKLGKYEDGVFRVEYDDDMDGVEVAAAKAEGIEVADLAVEEGTDKLKELVPYNGILNVEGLRRPLLSVQVTKLKDGLAMGCAFNHAILDGTSTWHFLGSWAEACNGAQSVSAPPFLDRTKARNTRVKLNLPMPSEHSNGDAASPPGPPLREKVFKFPESAIDKIKSKVNDSNPNPKPFSTFQALSSHVWRAITRARGLKPEDITVFCVFADCRKRVEPPMPESYFGNLIQAVFTGTAAGLLAAHPPEFAAGTIQQAIGAHDAKTIDARNAEWEANPKIFQWKDAGVNCVAVGSSPRFKVYDVDFGFGKPEIVRSGSNNRFDGMVYLYQGKSGGRSIDVEISLEAGAMENLEKDEEFLMEVVA is encoded by the exons ATGGCTCCTGAAGTTgcgaaggaggaggagaaaatgGCGGGGGTGAAAATCCTGAGCAAAGCCCATGTCAAGCCCAGGAAACCAATCGGAAGGAGAGAGTGCCAGTTGGTCACATTTGATCTTCCTTACATAGCCTTCTACTACAACCAGAAGCTGTTGATTTACAAAGGAGGGGAGTCTGACTTTGAGGGCACGGTGGAGAGGTTGAAGGATGGGCTGGGGGTAGTTCTGGAAGAGTTTTATCAGCTGGCTGGGAAGTTGGGGAAATATGAGGATGGGGTGTTTAGGGTGGAGTACGACGACGACATGGACGGCGTGGAGGTGGCGGCGGCGAAGGCGGAGGGGATCGAGGTCGCCGATCTCGCGGTGGAGGAGGGCACTGACAAGTTGAAAGAGCTGGTGCCGTACAACGGGATTTTGAATGTGGAGGGGCTTCGCCGGCCGCTTTTGTCGGTTCAG GTCACCAAGCTCAAAGACGGACTAGCGATGGGGTGCGCGTTCAACCACGCGATCCTCGACGGCACCTCCACGTGGCACTTCTTGGGCTCGTGGGCCGAGGCCTGCAACGGAGCCCAATCCGTCTCGGCCCCTCCGTTCCTCGACCGCACCAAGGCCCGCAACACGCGCGTGAAGCTCAACCTCCCGATGCCTTCCGAGCACTCCAACGGCGACGCCGCCAGCCCGCCGGGCCCACCCCTCCGCGAGAAAGTCTTCAAATTCCCCGAGTCAGCGATCGACAAGATCAAGTCCAAGGTCAACGACTCGAACCCCAACCCGAAGCCGTTCTCCACGTTCCAGGCCCTGTCCTCGCACGTGTGGCGCGCCATCACGCGCGCGAGGGGCCTGAAGCCGGAGGACATAACCGTGTTCTGCGTGTTTGCCGACTGCCGCAAGAGGGTGGAGCCGCCGATGCCGGAGAGCTACTTCGGCAACCTGATACAGGCGGTGTTCACAGGGACCGCGGCGGGGCTGCTGGCGGCGCACCCGCCGGAGTTCGCGGCGGGGACGATACAGCAGGCGATCGGGGCGCATGACGCGAAGACGATCGACGCGCGCAACGCGGAGTGGGAGGCGAACCCGAAGATATTCCAGTGGAAGGACGCGGGGGTGAACTGCGTGGCGGTGGGGAGCTCGCCGCGGTTCAAGGTGTACGACGTGGATTTCGGGTTCGGGAAGCCGGAGATCGTGAGGAGCGGGAGCAACAACAGGTTCGACGGGATGGTGTATCTGTACCAGGGGAAGAGCGGTGGGAGGAGCATTGATGTGGAGATCAGTTTGGAGGCCGGTGCCATGGAGAATCTGGAGAAGGATGAGGAGTTTCTCATGGAGGTGGTGGCTtga
- the LOC131319635 gene encoding UPF0496 protein At3g49070 produces the protein MRIRARMKNLLSLKKVNQSNTTHPTNVDVREEYANAFRTESYNEFWKRVLALNVAESATNRTMGSTTADRLPSYRLFAEHLLDPDQPTINRVLASLARNCPENHTLLSDYFSETTDASILCGLLLKDIDHTRANYRSLKRTINTLETTHLSRASMLLTPHLDTTFFTSEAQVLCGVTKLSHLSLVNNFPVILTRLTKFFNSVNPFASTAASQLRFRAVKAGCTQLLKRLESSRDEARAKLRVIQKVKLGSAIFLVAFTVSLTAIIVFHALALTVAVPGLIAASLELASARKLVRFSAQLDAAAKGAYTLNRDLDTTSRLVARLHDELEHVRAMVGFWLEQGEERLQAKGEVARQLKMNNSSFREQLDELEEHLYLCLMTINRARNLVVKEILDPGKSGPALNLLST, from the exons ATGAGGATTAGAGCAAGGATGAAGAATTTGCTCTCGTTGAAGAAAG TGAACCAATCCAATACTACGCACCCTACAAATGTGGATGTTCGGGAAGAATATGCTAATGCCTTCCGCACGGAATCATACAACGAGTTTTGGAAGCGTGTCCTAGCATTGAACGTGGCAGAATCCGCCACGAACAGAACTATGGGGTCGACTACAGCTGATCGGCTCCCATCCTATAGGCTATTTGCAGAGCATCTCCTGGATCCAGATCAACCCACCATTAATCGGGTTCTTGCTTCATTAGCCAGAAATTGCCCAGAAAATCACACCCTCTTATCGGACTATTTCTCAGAAACCACCGATGCTTCAATCCTGTGTGGCCTCCTTTTAAAGGACATAGACCATACTCGTGCCAACTACCGCTCCCTTAAAAGAACCATAAACACTCTCGAAACCACCCATTTATCACGAGCATCAATGCTACTCACACCGCATTTAGATACTACATTTTTTACTTCAGAAGCACAAGTGTTATGTGGTGTCACTAAACTTTCTCATTTATCACTGGTGAACAACTTTCCTGTCATATTGACCCGATTAACAAAATTCTTCAACTCCGTCAACCCATTTGCCTCTACGGCTGCATCGCAACTCCGATTTCGAGCCGTAAAAGCCGGCTGCACCCAGTTACTCAAACGGCTTGAGTCAAGCCGCGATGAGGCTCGAGCCAAATTGCGTGTAATCCAGAAAGTAAAGCTTGGCTCGGCTATTTTTCTCGTGGCTTTCACCGTTTCGTTGACAGCCATCattgtttttcatgctttagcCTTGACGGTGGCAGTGCCGGGTCTCATAGCGGCTTCGCTTGAGTTGGCTTCAGCCAGAAAGCTAGTTAGGTTTTCGGCTCAGCTCGATGCAGCCGCCAAGGGGGCTTATACACTGAACAGGGACTTGGATACGACAAGCAGGCTGGTGGCTCGGCTTCACGATGAGCTGGAGCATGTGCGAGCCATGGTCGGGTTTTGGCTTGAGCAGGGAGAGGAGCGGCTCCAAGCCAAAGGAGAAGTGGCGCGCCAGCTGAAAATGAATAACTCCAGCTTTAGGGAACAGCTAGATGAGCTGGAGGAGCATTTGTATTTGTGCTTGATGACTATCAATAGGGCCCGAAACCTAGTGGTAAAGGAAATTCTGGATCCGGGTAAATCCGGCCCGGCTCTCAATTTGTTGTCAACGTAA
- the LOC131319636 gene encoding protein SRC2 homolog, with protein sequence MASRYEVEVTIVSAKDLKNVNWRHGRLKPYAVVWVVPRSKVTTRVDEEGDTCPYWDQKLVIPFNTPVDDSYLYIDVVHAKAAEGTKPLVGSARLPLRDVALGERAVRKLELTRPSGRPHGKLDVKVAVRETRYQALDPYYAQPYGVPPQSSRDPYSAAPPAYGGSAYGAPPASPYQAGPPAGYPSYGQPAQPSYGQPAQPSYGQPGYGGYGQGETQYGQGGQQQQQGVYGRPEQKKKGMFGKMGTGTGLAVGALAGVLGGIALVEGAEFVEDKIADDAADRVEDRDRYDDNRYDDGGYGDGGYDDDY encoded by the coding sequence ATGGCTTCCCGTTACGAAGTCGAGGTCACGATCGTATCGGCCAAGGATCTGAAGAACGTCAACTGGCGCCACGGCCGCCTGAAGCCGTACGCCGTCGTCTGGGTCGTCCCCAGGAGCAAAGTCACCACCAGGGTGGACGAGGAGGGGGACACGTGCCCCTACTGGGACCAGAAGCTCGTGATCCCCTTCAACACCCCCGTCGACGACTCCTACCTCTACATCGACGTCGTCCACGCCAAGGCCGCCGAGGGTACCAAGCCCCTCGTCGGCTCCGCCCGCCTCCCCCTCCGCGACGTTGCCCTCGGCGAGCGAGCCGTCAGGAAGCTGGAGTTGACGCGCCCCTCGGGCCGCCCGCACGGCAAGCTCGACGTGAAAGTCGCCGTGCGCGAAACCCGCTATCAAGCGCTGGACCCGTACTACGCCCAACCCTACGGCGTCCCACCGCAGAGCTCTAGGGACCCGTACTCTGCAGCTCCGCCGGCCTACGGTGGCAGCGCCTACGGGGCACCGCCAGCGAGTCCTTACCAGGCGGGTCCACCTGCCGGGTACCCGTCTTACGGTCAGCCAGCTCAGCCGTCTTATGGGCAGCCGGCTCAACCGTCCTACGGGCAGCCGGGGTACGGGGGATACGGACAGGGGGAAACACAGTACGGGCAGGGTGGgcaacaacagcagcagggAGTTTACGGAAGACCGGAGCAGAAGAAGAAGGGTATGTTTGGAAAGATGGGGACGGGAACGGGATTGGCAGTGGGGGCGCTGGCGGGGGTGCTGGGTGGGATCGCGCTGGTGGAGGGGGCCGAGTTCGTGGAGGACAAGATCGCCGACGACGCAGCGGATCGGGTGGAGGACCGAGACAGGTACGACGACAATAGGTACGATGATGGCGGGTATGGCGATGGTGGTTATGATGATGACTACTAG